One Nitrospinota bacterium genomic window, GCATCAAGACCGGCGAGGTGCTCATCGCCTCCACCGGCGTTATCGGCCTGCAACTGCCGATGGAGAAAATCCTCGCCGCGGTGCCTCGGCTTGCCCAATCGCTGGGCAACGACGCGGTCCCCTTTACCCGCGCCATCATGACCACCGACACCCGCCCCAAAGAGGCTTCGGCGCGGGCGAAAATCGGCGGCAAGACGGTTACCGTGTGGGGCAGCGCCAAAGGGGCCGGGATGATACACCCGAACATGGCGACGATGCTGGCCTTCACGCTCACCGACGCCGCCATCGCCAAGCCGGTGCTGCAAGCCGCGCTGGTGGAGGCCGCCCAACATACCTTTAACCGCCTCACCATAGACGGCGACACCAGCACCAACGACACCCTCATCCTGCTCGCCAACGGCGCGGCGGGGAACACGCCGATTGCCAAGGGGAGCGCCGGCTACAAAAAATTCGTCGCGGCGCTCACCGCCGTCTGCGCGAAACTTTCCGAGATGATCGTCGGCGACGGCGAGGGGGTAACGCGCATCGCCGAGATCAAGGTGGAAAAAGCAAAGAACGAGGCCGAGGCACTGGCTGTGGCGCGCGCGGTGGCCGGCAGCCTGCTGGTGAAAACCGCGTTGCACGGCGGCGACCCGAACTGGGGGCGCATCATCTGCGCGGCGGGTTACAGCGGCGTGCCGGTCGATCCCGATAAGATGGAGCTTTACTTCGGCAAATACCCCGCGTACAAGAACGGCCTTCCCGCGAAAACATCCGAAGACATTCTGGCGGCGGAAATGAAAAAGAAAAAAGTTCTGATGCGCCTCGTGCTCAACAGGGGCAAGGCCTCCACCTCGTACATCTTCTGCGACCTCAGCCGCGAGTACGTCACCATCAACGCGGATTACCGCACCTGATGGCGTACGATTTCGCCTCCACCGTCCCGCCGGGCGGACAGGAGAAGGTCTACTCCATCACCGAGCTGACGCGGCTCATCAAGGATATGCTCGAAGGCTCGTTCCCCTCCATCTGGGTGGAGGGGGAGGTGAGCAAGGCGACGTACCACACCTCCGGCCACCTCTACCTCACGCTGAAGGAGGAGAAGGACGTGCTGGACGTGACCATGTGGCGCACGTCGCTCGCGCGCGTGCCGTTCCGCGTGGAGCCGGGGATGAAGGTCATCGTCCGCGGGCGGATGAGCAACTACGGCCCCTATGGAAAATACAACATGGTCGCCGACCGGGTGGAACCGGCGGGGCTGGGCGCGCTCCAGATAAAATTCGAGCAGCTCAAGAAGAAGCTGGCCGCCAAGGGGTACTTCGACGAGGAGCGCAAGCGGCCGCTGCCGCCGTATCCAAAAACCATCGGCATTGTCACCTCGGCGGTGGGCGCGGCGTTCAAGGATATCGCCCGCATCATCCGCCGCCGCAACCCGGCGGTGAAGATGATCCTCGCTCCGGTGCTGGTGGAGGGGGAGCAGGCGAAGTTTCAGGTGGCGCAGGCGATCGACGATTTCAACGCCTACGGCAATGTTGATCTGCTCATCGTCGGGCGCGGCGGCGGCAGCCCCGAAAGTCTCTGGACCTTCAACGAGGAGATCGTCGCCGACGCTATTTACCGCAGCCGGATACCGGTCATCAGCGCAGTGGGACACGAGATAGATTTCACCATCGCCGATTTCACCGCCGACCTGCGCGCCAGCACCCCCAGCGCCGCCGCCGAGCTGGCGGCGCCGAACGCGGCCGACCTTCGTTACACGGTGGAGCAGCTCCAGCGGAAAATGGCTGGCGACATGGTGGCGCTGGTGCGCGAACAGAAGCG contains:
- the argJ gene encoding bifunctional glutamate N-acetyltransferase/amino-acid acetyltransferase ArgJ yields the protein MVPKGFYYAAVKAKIKKWDKEDVGLIISHEPAAAAAVFTTNRVKAAPVLLSQANLKNRAHRAVIVNSGNANAATGTVGMKNAKATIEAVATNLGIKTGEVLIASTGVIGLQLPMEKILAAVPRLAQSLGNDAVPFTRAIMTTDTRPKEASARAKIGGKTVTVWGSAKGAGMIHPNMATMLAFTLTDAAIAKPVLQAALVEAAQHTFNRLTIDGDTSTNDTLILLANGAAGNTPIAKGSAGYKKFVAALTAVCAKLSEMIVGDGEGVTRIAEIKVEKAKNEAEALAVARAVAGSLLVKTALHGGDPNWGRIICAAGYSGVPVDPDKMELYFGKYPAYKNGLPAKTSEDILAAEMKKKKVLMRLVLNRGKASTSYIFCDLSREYVTINADYRT
- the xseA gene encoding exodeoxyribonuclease VII large subunit, which translates into the protein MAYDFASTVPPGGQEKVYSITELTRLIKDMLEGSFPSIWVEGEVSKATYHTSGHLYLTLKEEKDVLDVTMWRTSLARVPFRVEPGMKVIVRGRMSNYGPYGKYNMVADRVEPAGLGALQIKFEQLKKKLAAKGYFDEERKRPLPPYPKTIGIVTSAVGAAFKDIARIIRRRNPAVKMILAPVLVEGEQAKFQVAQAIDDFNAYGNVDLLIVGRGGGSPESLWTFNEEIVADAIYRSRIPVISAVGHEIDFTIADFTADLRASTPSAAAELAAPNAADLRYTVEQLQRKMAGDMVALVREQKRRVADLIRRPVFTDPSRAFEPNRRRVDECLLRIANAARRRRLEKVQRLAALMKHLRLLRPSEQIRRKMEHVAHLEEKMARTLRMHLGQMKQKFTAAGGKLDMLSPMKVLDRGYAIARLPDGTVIKDAALVSPGDPLEILLRKGRIEARVEKAGT